Proteins encoded in a region of the Euzebya rosea genome:
- a CDS encoding SDR family oxidoreductase, translating to MSKLQDRTVLITGGGSGIGRQMAQVFAARGATIVIWDIDLEAARTVTKDLEASSGGVHHAFRVDVSDREMVARTAEEVRDSVGAVDVVVNNAGIVAGNRPLTETSEEEIERTFAVNTLSLFWVTKAFLGDMVARNDGHVVTIASASGLLGVSRMVEYASSKHAAVGFDESLRMELAEVAPGVRTTVVNPFFIDTGMFEGVRSRVPFLLPILAEAEVAKAVVTAVERNRQVVNLPRIVGLLSPMRILPVKAFDAAIGLLGVNDTMKTFHGRAPRPTPVDAATD from the coding sequence ATGAGCAAGCTGCAGGACCGCACCGTGCTGATCACGGGTGGAGGGTCGGGGATCGGTCGTCAGATGGCGCAGGTGTTCGCGGCCCGTGGCGCGACGATCGTCATCTGGGACATCGACCTCGAGGCCGCCCGGACCGTGACCAAGGACCTCGAGGCCAGCTCCGGCGGTGTCCACCACGCCTTCCGCGTGGACGTGTCGGACCGGGAGATGGTTGCGCGCACCGCTGAGGAGGTGCGTGACTCGGTGGGCGCGGTCGACGTCGTGGTGAACAACGCCGGCATCGTGGCCGGCAACCGTCCCCTCACCGAGACCAGCGAGGAGGAGATCGAGCGGACGTTCGCCGTCAACACGCTCTCGTTGTTCTGGGTCACCAAGGCCTTCCTCGGCGACATGGTGGCGCGCAACGACGGCCACGTCGTGACGATCGCCTCGGCGAGCGGCCTGCTCGGGGTGTCGCGAATGGTCGAGTACGCGTCCTCAAAGCACGCAGCGGTCGGCTTCGACGAGTCCCTGCGCATGGAGCTCGCCGAGGTGGCGCCCGGGGTGAGGACCACCGTCGTCAACCCCTTCTTCATCGACACCGGCATGTTCGAGGGGGTGCGCAGCCGGGTGCCCTTCCTGTTGCCGATCCTGGCCGAGGCCGAGGTGGCCAAGGCGGTGGTGACCGCCGTCGAGCGCAACCGCCAGGTCGTGAACCTGCCGCGGATCGTCGGCCTGCTGTCCCCGATGCGGATCCTGCCGGTGAAGGCGTTCGACGCGGCCATCGGCCTGCTCGGGGTCAACGACACCATGAAGACCTTCCACGGCCGGGCCCCGCGCCCGACGCCGGTCGACGCCGCGACGGACTAG
- a CDS encoding PspC domain-containing protein, with protein MSTATAPTRLYRSTRDKRIAGVCGGIAESMGWDPTTVRLIAALSVLLPGPQFLAYFIAWIVLPTDEEAFAAQPVQYPSADPSSTGSGTDWSAPTDPSGA; from the coding sequence GTGAGCACTGCCACCGCCCCCACCCGCCTGTACCGCTCCACCCGCGACAAGAGGATCGCCGGCGTCTGCGGCGGCATCGCCGAGTCGATGGGGTGGGACCCGACCACCGTCCGCCTGATCGCGGCGCTGTCGGTCCTCCTGCCCGGTCCGCAGTTCCTCGCCTACTTCATCGCCTGGATCGTGCTGCCCACCGACGAGGAGGCGTTCGCGGCCCAGCCCGTGCAGTACCCGTCGGCCGACCCCTCCTCGACCGGTTCCGGCACCGACTGGTCCGCGCCGACCGACCCCAGCGGCGCCTAG
- a CDS encoding ATP-dependent helicase — protein MTGPAPAAEPGGAPSHAPSRPVLHRAVDRPTVAAPALLGRGAIVRPGQSPPAWVGDAPRVVVDDRVVADPGATVDRLHRLWVTRQPYVVELAVDPRALQAPTRSTEPVHRHDPRFLFALDRLAYLVWANTVDCRGDEPTWWHTVKATRALPSLTAGGQADVTLPDGRPAWIDGGPREPLDLDAVVLHRDDTEAGRMALPTNRPLDPTRGLAPDQAAAVTAPGGAVRVAAPAGSGKTRVLSARIQEVLGVRGVPAESVLVLAYNTKAAAELRERCPVPGARVATVHAHALGLLRRHLGDVEVLGDRDVRRILSGLVEVPRRANVDPMQAWIDALERVRIAMVDPEEVEEDHDEVEGLAEVFLAYRAQLARRNAVDFPEMVHRAIELLLTDPAVRAAEQARVGQVLVDEFQDLTPAYLLYIRLLASPQLQCFGVGDDDQVIYGHAGATPSYLLHFDTLFPGATDHPLTVNYRCPAPVVEGAVQLLGNNRVRLDKEIRPREGAADTPVTVHRLDRHAEARTVGETVQGWLDDDVDPTDIAVLARVRVALLGTQAELSTRGIACRSPIGEWLLARTGVRAALAYLRLACDDHLSGEDLAEVLHRPLRPIPGSLKDPLRRRTWTVESLGRFVDGLDGGGPRRALQDFVRDIEVLRRRALRQPTAEVLRYITDVVGLGDVAESLDHHAVAGGGAAGASHIDDLQALIQVADHCTEAARFPEFLREVVAQPDPDGPAITLSTIHSVKGLEWPKVIVVGAAEGISPHRLATGAAELEEERRVFHVAITRASQQLVVVAPTTGTSRFVAEMEGKPALVGRSAAPRPSAGAVTTRKARTPARTPGRATTSAPRFRASVGLEVKAPGGLAGTIESVTEEGALIRTARGSLLRLKYGSEVRVDGTLGTLASP, from the coding sequence GTGACCGGTCCTGCCCCAGCCGCCGAACCCGGCGGCGCGCCCAGCCATGCACCGTCCCGGCCCGTCCTGCACCGGGCCGTCGACCGGCCCACGGTGGCCGCTCCGGCGCTGCTCGGCCGGGGGGCCATCGTCCGGCCCGGCCAGAGCCCGCCCGCATGGGTCGGTGACGCCCCACGCGTCGTCGTCGACGACCGTGTGGTGGCCGATCCGGGAGCCACGGTCGACCGGCTGCACCGCCTCTGGGTCACCCGGCAGCCCTACGTCGTCGAGCTGGCGGTCGACCCCCGGGCGCTGCAGGCACCGACGAGGTCCACCGAGCCGGTCCACCGTCACGACCCCCGCTTCCTCTTCGCCCTCGATCGGCTGGCCTACCTGGTGTGGGCCAACACCGTCGACTGTCGCGGCGACGAGCCGACCTGGTGGCACACCGTCAAGGCCACCCGCGCCCTGCCCTCGTTGACGGCGGGGGGCCAGGCCGACGTGACGCTGCCCGACGGCAGGCCGGCATGGATCGACGGCGGGCCCCGCGAACCGCTCGACCTCGACGCCGTCGTGCTGCACCGCGACGACACCGAAGCCGGACGCATGGCCCTGCCGACCAACCGCCCCCTGGACCCGACTCGAGGCCTCGCCCCCGACCAGGCTGCGGCCGTCACCGCCCCCGGCGGGGCGGTCCGGGTCGCCGCGCCGGCCGGGTCGGGGAAGACCCGGGTGCTGAGCGCCCGCATCCAGGAGGTGCTGGGTGTCCGCGGCGTCCCCGCCGAGTCGGTGCTGGTCTTGGCCTACAACACCAAGGCGGCCGCCGAGCTGCGCGAACGCTGCCCCGTCCCGGGTGCGCGCGTGGCCACGGTCCACGCACATGCCCTCGGGCTGCTGCGCCGCCACCTCGGCGACGTCGAGGTGCTCGGGGACCGCGACGTCCGCCGCATCCTCTCCGGCCTCGTCGAGGTCCCGCGCCGCGCCAACGTCGACCCGATGCAGGCATGGATCGATGCGCTCGAGCGGGTCCGCATCGCCATGGTCGACCCGGAGGAGGTCGAGGAGGACCACGACGAGGTCGAGGGGCTGGCCGAGGTGTTCCTCGCCTACCGGGCGCAGCTCGCCCGCCGCAACGCCGTGGACTTCCCCGAGATGGTGCACCGGGCGATCGAGCTGCTGCTGACCGACCCGGCGGTTCGCGCCGCCGAGCAGGCCCGCGTCGGCCAGGTGCTGGTCGACGAGTTCCAGGACCTCACCCCGGCCTACCTGCTGTACATCCGCCTGCTCGCCAGCCCCCAGCTGCAGTGCTTCGGGGTGGGCGACGACGACCAGGTCATCTACGGCCACGCCGGAGCCACGCCCTCCTACCTGCTGCACTTCGACACGCTGTTCCCTGGCGCGACGGACCACCCGCTGACCGTCAACTACCGCTGCCCCGCCCCCGTCGTCGAGGGGGCCGTGCAGCTGCTGGGCAACAACAGGGTTCGCCTCGACAAGGAGATCCGACCCCGGGAGGGCGCCGCCGACACCCCGGTGACCGTGCACCGGCTGGACCGGCACGCCGAGGCGCGGACCGTCGGCGAGACCGTCCAGGGGTGGCTCGACGACGACGTCGACCCCACCGACATCGCCGTCCTCGCGAGGGTCCGCGTGGCGCTGCTCGGGACCCAGGCCGAGCTGTCGACGCGCGGGATCGCCTGCCGGAGCCCGATCGGGGAATGGTTGCTCGCCCGCACCGGCGTGCGCGCAGCGCTGGCCTACCTGCGGCTGGCCTGCGACGACCACCTGTCCGGCGAGGACCTCGCGGAGGTCCTCCACCGGCCGCTCAGGCCGATCCCGGGTTCGCTGAAGGATCCGCTGCGACGCCGGACATGGACCGTGGAGTCCCTCGGCCGGTTCGTCGACGGGCTCGACGGTGGTGGACCACGACGGGCGCTGCAGGACTTCGTCCGTGACATCGAGGTGCTGCGCCGTCGGGCGCTGCGCCAGCCCACCGCCGAGGTCCTGCGCTACATCACCGATGTCGTCGGCCTCGGCGACGTCGCCGAGTCGTTGGACCACCATGCCGTGGCCGGGGGTGGTGCGGCCGGGGCGTCCCACATCGATGACCTGCAGGCCCTGATCCAGGTGGCCGACCACTGCACCGAGGCGGCCCGCTTCCCGGAGTTCCTGCGCGAGGTCGTGGCCCAGCCCGACCCCGACGGACCGGCCATCACCCTGTCGACCATCCACAGCGTCAAGGGCCTCGAGTGGCCGAAGGTCATCGTGGTCGGTGCGGCCGAGGGCATCTCCCCCCACCGGCTGGCAACCGGTGCCGCCGAGCTGGAGGAGGAACGGCGGGTCTTCCACGTCGCCATCACCCGGGCCAGCCAGCAGCTCGTCGTGGTCGCACCCACGACCGGGACCTCGCGCTTCGTCGCCGAGATGGAGGGCAAGCCGGCGTTGGTCGGACGATCCGCCGCGCCGCGACCGTCCGCGGGGGCGGTGACCACCCGGAAGGCCCGCACACCAGCCCGCACGCCGGGAAGGGCCACGACCTCCGCGCCCCGCTTCCGGGCCTCGGTCGGCCTGGAGGTGAAGGCACCCGGCGGGCTGGCCGGGACGATCGAATCGGTCACCGAGGAGGGCGCGCTGATCCGCACCGCCAGGGGGTCGCTGCTGCGGCTGAAGTACGGCAGCGAGGTCCGTGTGGACGGCACCCTCGGCACGCTCGCCAGCCCTTGA
- a CDS encoding AAA family ATPase, translated as MQPRELIIEGLTAFRERVVLGFDDVSLFALVGPTGAGKSSVIDAMTLALYGRIPRLHANEIAPAISTNANECTVGLTFTVRGRPYRAVRTVRRTKTGASTLEAALEQLNDDGAVVAVLAGTADDVTVEVERLVGLTFNEFTRAVVLPQGEFARVLRAQPAERQALLSRLLGVGIYDRVKQRAGSHARSAQERAEQTSHQLAQLGRVDAERVAALAAQVQSLDTLVADLAADTETLQDIRDRFRDAAEVARRATDRVARLAAIGEPPEAVREHGERLSIADLAVEKATAAVAAAEADLAKAESDLPSASETEQLSTVVALHQRTPERTAAVETATTTLADSRAELARVETALGRARSEVEAAAAAQRAAHRDHAAVQAVDGLAPGDDCPVCAATLAEDAPAFAGGAAAGQDVLQAAATRMTEANRAVGTLEGQHARATKDIAAAETALKAAEDRLAAHRAQLDGKPSEAEARERIETARKVEQQLAGLRRTVAEARSDLERATRDRTKLTDQGKGLSGTLDRLRLSVAELDPPALDGDVVVDWTALHEWAVAELPARREEATEAEQAVESAKVEGSALRARMEQACRDAGIPEGTGDPRDRAVQRRADLAAERDRLTTMLELADNLRADEADAREQAAVGGELARLLRTDQFQRWLLDEATRALVAGASTQLRALSSGRYELVLDGRNGSIAVADLASAGAPRSVRTLSGGETFLASLALALSLAEQIAVSASGQVALESLFIDEGFGALDPETLDIAAGAIEQLGAGDRTVGVVTHVAEMAERLPTRFVVHRTASGSRIERVDL; from the coding sequence GTGCAGCCGCGTGAGCTGATCATCGAGGGCCTGACCGCCTTCCGGGAACGGGTGGTCCTCGGATTCGACGACGTGTCGTTGTTCGCGCTCGTCGGCCCCACCGGTGCCGGCAAGTCGTCGGTCATCGACGCCATGACCCTGGCGCTGTACGGACGGATCCCGCGGCTGCACGCCAACGAGATCGCACCCGCCATCTCCACCAACGCCAACGAGTGCACCGTCGGGCTGACCTTCACCGTCCGGGGACGGCCCTACCGTGCCGTCCGCACCGTGCGTCGCACCAAGACCGGCGCCAGCACCCTCGAAGCGGCGCTCGAGCAGCTCAACGACGACGGGGCAGTCGTCGCCGTCCTGGCCGGCACCGCCGACGACGTCACCGTCGAGGTCGAACGGCTCGTCGGGCTGACCTTCAACGAGTTCACCCGGGCCGTCGTCCTGCCGCAGGGCGAGTTCGCCCGCGTCCTGCGGGCCCAGCCGGCCGAACGGCAGGCCCTGCTGTCCCGGCTGCTCGGCGTCGGCATCTACGACCGCGTCAAGCAACGTGCCGGCTCCCACGCCCGCAGCGCCCAGGAACGCGCCGAGCAGACCAGCCACCAGCTGGCCCAGCTCGGCCGGGTCGACGCCGAACGCGTTGCCGCCCTCGCCGCCCAGGTGCAGTCGCTGGACACGCTCGTCGCCGACCTCGCCGCGGACACCGAGACGCTGCAGGACATCCGTGACCGGTTCCGCGACGCCGCCGAGGTCGCCAGGCGGGCCACCGACCGGGTCGCGCGGCTGGCCGCGATCGGCGAACCGCCCGAGGCCGTCCGCGAACACGGCGAACGGCTGTCCATCGCCGACCTCGCCGTGGAGAAGGCCACCGCAGCGGTCGCCGCCGCCGAAGCGGACCTCGCGAAGGCCGAGTCGGACCTGCCGTCGGCGTCGGAGACCGAGCAGCTGTCCACCGTCGTGGCGTTGCACCAGCGCACCCCCGAGCGCACCGCCGCGGTCGAGACGGCCACGACCACGCTGGCCGACTCCCGGGCCGAGCTTGCGCGTGTCGAGACCGCGCTGGGCCGTGCCCGGAGCGAGGTCGAGGCGGCCGCGGCCGCCCAGCGGGCCGCGCACCGGGACCATGCGGCGGTCCAGGCCGTCGACGGGTTGGCTCCCGGCGACGACTGCCCCGTCTGCGCGGCGACGCTGGCCGAGGACGCCCCGGCGTTCGCTGGGGGCGCGGCCGCCGGGCAGGACGTCCTGCAGGCCGCCGCGACCCGGATGACCGAGGCCAACCGAGCGGTCGGCACGCTGGAGGGGCAACACGCCCGGGCGACCAAGGACATCGCCGCGGCCGAGACGGCCCTGAAGGCGGCGGAGGACCGGCTCGCCGCCCACCGCGCCCAGCTGGACGGCAAGCCGTCGGAGGCGGAGGCCCGCGAGCGGATCGAGACGGCGCGGAAGGTCGAGCAGCAGCTCGCCGGACTGCGTCGCACCGTGGCGGAGGCTCGCAGCGACCTCGAGCGGGCGACGAGGGATCGGACCAAGCTGACCGACCAGGGCAAGGGGCTGTCCGGCACACTCGACCGGCTGCGGCTGTCCGTCGCCGAGCTCGACCCACCGGCGCTGGACGGCGACGTCGTGGTCGACTGGACGGCCCTGCACGAATGGGCCGTCGCCGAGCTGCCGGCCCGCAGGGAGGAGGCGACCGAGGCCGAGCAGGCCGTGGAGTCCGCCAAGGTCGAGGGATCGGCCCTTCGTGCCCGCATGGAGCAGGCCTGCCGTGACGCCGGTATCCCCGAGGGCACCGGGGACCCGCGTGACCGGGCGGTCCAGCGGCGGGCCGACCTGGCCGCCGAACGCGACCGGCTGACCACGATGCTGGAGCTCGCCGACAACCTGCGCGCCGACGAGGCCGACGCCCGTGAACAGGCTGCGGTCGGTGGTGAGCTCGCCCGTCTGCTGCGGACCGACCAGTTCCAGCGCTGGCTGCTCGACGAGGCAACCCGGGCGCTCGTCGCTGGTGCGTCGACGCAGCTGCGTGCCCTCTCCAGCGGTCGCTACGAGCTGGTGCTCGACGGCAGGAACGGCTCGATCGCCGTCGCCGACCTGGCCAGCGCCGGTGCCCCGCGGAGCGTCCGTACCCTCTCCGGCGGCGAGACGTTCCTCGCCTCCCTTGCGCTCGCCCTGTCCCTCGCCGAGCAGATCGCCGTGTCCGCCAGCGGACAGGTGGCGCTGGAGTCGTTGTTCATCGACGAGGGGTTCGGCGCGCTGGACCCCGAGACGCTTGACATCGCGGCGGGTGCCATCGAGCAGCTCGGCGCTGGCGACCGGACGGTGGGTGTCGTCACGCACGTCGCAGAGATGGCCGAGCGCCTGCCGACCCGGTTCGTGGTCCACCGGACCGCCAGCGGCAGCCGCATCGAACGGGTGGACCTCTGA
- a CDS encoding exonuclease SbcCD subunit D: MKILHTADWHVGRTIRGRSRADEHRAVLAEIVDVATRREVDLVIVAGDQFDVQAPSPEAEQIVWKAMQDLAAVAPVVAIAGNHDNPRRLEAVRQLLAANAIHAVGSMRRPDDGGVVRVEAADGTPVNVAMLPFLHHRAAVRAADLLDGDKADGEYGAQYAGLYTRFTEGLCRDMDPTELNVLVGHVTAFGGLRGGGEREAHTIERYCVDPRAFPQVLDYVALGHLHVAQQVGSAPPVRYAGAPLMMDFGESDKPCSATIAELDSGKPVRVEEVPLVAGRPLRTFRGTLEEVMAIDVPDDDPWLRVLLTGAVPAGVADTVRDRLGEHVVDVRLDTRADDLRVDATERIGRPPQELFAAFLEERQVEDERIPALFAELLEDELGLEEGSHAAA, translated from the coding sequence ATGAAGATCCTCCACACGGCCGACTGGCACGTGGGTCGCACCATCAGGGGGCGGTCCCGCGCCGACGAACATCGTGCGGTCCTCGCCGAGATCGTGGACGTCGCCACACGACGCGAGGTCGACCTGGTCATCGTCGCCGGGGACCAGTTCGACGTGCAGGCCCCGTCGCCCGAGGCCGAGCAGATCGTGTGGAAGGCCATGCAGGACCTGGCCGCCGTCGCCCCGGTCGTGGCCATCGCGGGCAACCACGACAACCCCCGCCGGCTCGAAGCGGTCCGCCAGCTCCTGGCAGCCAACGCCATCCACGCCGTCGGGTCGATGCGCCGCCCCGACGACGGGGGGGTCGTCCGTGTCGAGGCGGCAGACGGCACGCCCGTCAACGTCGCCATGCTGCCGTTCCTGCACCACCGTGCCGCCGTGCGCGCGGCCGACCTGCTCGACGGCGACAAGGCCGACGGCGAGTACGGCGCCCAGTACGCCGGGCTGTACACCCGCTTCACCGAGGGGTTGTGCCGCGACATGGACCCGACCGAGCTGAACGTCCTCGTCGGCCACGTCACCGCGTTCGGTGGCCTCAGGGGCGGGGGCGAGCGCGAGGCCCACACCATCGAGCGCTACTGCGTCGACCCCCGGGCGTTCCCGCAGGTGCTGGACTACGTCGCCCTCGGGCACCTGCACGTGGCCCAGCAGGTCGGGTCGGCGCCTCCCGTTCGGTACGCCGGTGCGCCGCTGATGATGGACTTCGGCGAGTCCGACAAGCCCTGCTCGGCCACCATCGCCGAGCTCGATTCCGGCAAGCCGGTCCGGGTCGAGGAGGTGCCGCTGGTCGCTGGCCGGCCGCTGCGCACGTTCAGGGGGACGCTGGAGGAGGTCATGGCGATCGACGTCCCGGACGACGACCCGTGGCTTCGCGTCCTGCTGACCGGTGCCGTCCCGGCCGGCGTGGCCGACACCGTGCGCGACCGGCTCGGTGAACACGTGGTCGACGTCCGGCTCGACACACGTGCCGATGACCTCCGGGTCGATGCCACCGAACGCATCGGCCGCCCGCCGCAGGAGCTGTTCGCCGCGTTCCTCGAGGAACGGCAGGTCGAGGACGAGCGGATCCCGGCGTTGTTCGCCGAGCTGCTCGAGGACGAGCTCGGACTCGAGGAGGGCAGCCATGCCGCCGCCTGA
- a CDS encoding cell wall-binding repeat-containing protein, whose protein sequence is MVNETRRPRALSVLAMLAMTAALLVVVPALTSAQTPPDRRLANTTDPVQASIDISTEFFTANDTRVSSIIVGRSDVFADNLGGSSLAGVLGMGPLLLNPTTMLDSRIQAEITRVLPAPRPCAGAGDRGQVILLGGVAALSQQVENSIRALGYCTTRLAGAGRVETSVEIARLFTPTLTSPRTIFLARDNNPADSAAAGGLAARRGVPILVNPVATLHPAIEQFIRDFQITNVVLLGGTAALSQDVENRLNALGATVSRLAGATRDDTSAVIAREFTNPTPTTVGLVNGFNDDGWTYSLTAGAVGARENLPVVYVNTTGVGTPVGSYLCDTAPGEIISVGPTAAIPSTTSDAARTQANCAGTPPPPPPTCTAFTPVPTVIHAEDFTVPAGFNAINRIVQLHAGDVVTITASTNNGQDPFLLLEDPAGNNIATNDDVAPGDVTAQISLQVRRTGGYLIETTDLNGQSNDVSLLVESAPGPGAIELANEVRTIAPNATQDLSFPVTRGERLRVNVLNLSTVDPVVDILDPNAALLATDDDSGFELESLVSTPIFDDGTHVVSVSDLTQAGGCVQVVVHVYPTLLAAFSSRVLTLPPNANGPIGDAVDLLPSERVTFVSFDQNGTTDPTIELLDPANNSVGFDDDGGGFPNSLLQLILNTDGLHMVEFGNLTPNTGSALTEMLVEHRPGAFNVIIDSVTLTGVTPTSRTVELRAGELFVLDTTADDQDAVDTIVDIFDPNGNLVSNDDDSGFFLDSRNVLQVLQTGTYRIDVRDLNGNGGGVSLTGSVLS, encoded by the coding sequence ATGGTCAACGAAACCCGAAGGCCGCGAGCGCTGAGCGTGCTCGCCATGCTCGCGATGACGGCTGCGTTGCTGGTCGTCGTCCCGGCGCTGACGAGCGCCCAGACACCACCCGATCGACGCCTCGCCAACACCACCGACCCGGTGCAGGCGTCCATCGACATCTCCACTGAGTTCTTCACCGCCAACGACACGCGTGTGAGCAGCATCATCGTCGGTCGCTCCGACGTCTTCGCCGACAACCTCGGCGGCTCGTCGCTGGCCGGCGTGCTCGGCATGGGCCCGCTGCTGCTGAACCCGACGACGATGCTGGACAGCCGCATCCAAGCGGAGATCACCCGCGTCCTCCCTGCCCCACGTCCCTGCGCCGGCGCGGGCGACCGTGGCCAGGTCATCCTCCTCGGCGGCGTCGCCGCCCTGTCGCAGCAGGTGGAGAACTCCATCCGCGCGCTCGGGTACTGCACGACCCGCTTGGCCGGCGCCGGACGCGTCGAGACGTCCGTCGAGATCGCCAGGCTGTTCACGCCGACGTTGACCAGCCCCCGCACCATCTTCCTGGCCCGCGACAACAACCCCGCGGACTCCGCGGCCGCCGGTGGCCTCGCCGCGCGCCGCGGCGTGCCGATCCTCGTCAACCCGGTCGCGACCCTCCATCCCGCGATCGAGCAGTTCATCCGTGACTTCCAGATCACCAACGTGGTGCTGCTCGGCGGGACCGCCGCCCTGTCGCAGGACGTCGAGAACCGACTGAACGCGCTGGGTGCGACCGTGAGCCGGCTGGCGGGCGCGACGCGAGACGACACCTCTGCGGTGATCGCCCGCGAGTTCACCAACCCGACGCCGACCACGGTCGGCCTGGTCAACGGGTTCAACGACGACGGCTGGACCTACTCCCTGACCGCCGGCGCGGTCGGTGCACGGGAGAACCTCCCGGTTGTCTACGTCAACACCACCGGCGTCGGCACGCCCGTCGGCAGCTACCTCTGCGACACCGCACCCGGCGAGATCATCAGCGTCGGTCCGACCGCGGCCATCCCCTCGACGACCAGCGACGCCGCACGAACCCAGGCGAACTGCGCCGGGACGCCTCCGCCCCCGCCGCCCACGTGCACCGCGTTCACGCCGGTGCCCACCGTGATCCACGCCGAGGACTTCACCGTCCCCGCAGGCTTCAACGCCATCAACCGGATCGTCCAGCTGCACGCCGGTGACGTGGTGACCATCACGGCCAGCACGAACAACGGCCAGGACCCGTTCCTGCTGCTGGAGGACCCGGCCGGCAACAACATCGCGACCAACGACGACGTCGCCCCCGGCGACGTGACGGCCCAGATCAGCCTGCAGGTCCGTCGGACCGGCGGATACCTGATCGAGACGACCGACCTCAACGGTCAGTCCAACGACGTGTCCCTCCTCGTCGAGTCGGCGCCCGGCCCCGGCGCGATCGAGCTCGCCAACGAGGTCCGGACCATCGCGCCCAACGCGACCCAGGACCTGTCGTTCCCGGTCACACGTGGCGAACGGCTGCGGGTCAACGTGCTCAACCTGTCCACTGTCGACCCGGTCGTGGACATCCTCGACCCGAACGCGGCGCTGCTGGCCACTGATGACGACAGCGGGTTCGAGCTCGAGTCCCTCGTCTCCACACCCATCTTCGATGACGGAACCCACGTGGTGTCGGTCAGCGACCTCACCCAGGCCGGCGGTTGTGTCCAGGTCGTGGTGCACGTCTACCCGACGCTTCTGGCCGCGTTCTCCTCGCGCGTGCTGACCCTCCCCCCGAACGCGAACGGCCCGATCGGCGACGCCGTCGACCTGCTCCCCAGCGAGCGCGTCACGTTCGTCTCGTTCGACCAGAACGGGACGACCGACCCCACGATCGAGCTCCTCGACCCGGCCAACAACTCTGTCGGCTTCGATGACGACGGCGGCGGGTTCCCCAACTCGTTGCTCCAGCTGATCCTCAACACCGACGGACTGCACATGGTGGAGTTCGGCAACCTGACCCCGAACACCGGCTCGGCGCTCACCGAGATGTTGGTCGAACACCGACCCGGTGCGTTCAACGTCATCATCGACTCCGTCACCCTGACGGGCGTCACGCCGACCAGCCGCACCGTCGAGCTGCGGGCCGGCGAGCTCTTCGTGCTGGACACGACCGCGGACGACCAGGACGCCGTCGACACCATCGTCGACATCTTCGACCCCAACGGCAACCTCGTCAGCAATGACGACGACAGCGGATTCTTCCTCGACTCGAGGAACGTGCTGCAGGTGCTCCAGACCGGCACCTACCGGATCGACGTCCGTGACCTGAACGGCAACGGCGGCGGCGTGTCGCTGACCGGGTCCGTCCTGTCGTGA